In a genomic window of bacterium:
- the plsX gene encoding phosphate acyltransferase PlsX produces the protein MRIALDSMGGDFAPASPIEGALAALEEVPDGLEITLVGPRNLLQQELAKRGRQTDARLEIADAEEVISMSEKAGQAVRLKRGSSLLQAIQLHSSGQAGAIVSAGHTGAQMAASYMMLGLIEGVRRPTIGTLFPLSGGRFCFVLDVGANTDCKPVNLHQFAILGSVFMEVLTKQTDPRVALLSIGEEKTKGNELVTKASYLLEESGLNFICNVEGSDIFSGRVDVVVCDGFVGNILLKFAESVGSMVLDRVKDLCAGINANPEAARQLQKEFDYSEIGGVPLLGINGISIICHGRSTAKAIKNAIREALTLSKANLPAALAAGMERYSVGMLARGRARLKRFQEKREQHEVGEEDSELS, from the coding sequence ATGAGAATTGCCCTCGATTCCATGGGTGGAGACTTCGCGCCCGCGAGTCCGATCGAAGGAGCCCTCGCCGCTCTGGAAGAGGTTCCTGACGGACTCGAAATCACCCTCGTCGGTCCCCGCAACCTCTTGCAGCAGGAATTAGCGAAACGCGGGAGACAGACCGATGCCCGGCTTGAAATCGCCGATGCCGAAGAAGTGATCTCCATGTCGGAGAAAGCCGGTCAGGCCGTTCGCCTGAAACGTGGCAGTTCACTTCTTCAAGCCATCCAATTGCACAGTTCGGGGCAAGCGGGCGCAATTGTCTCCGCCGGACACACCGGCGCTCAGATGGCCGCCAGCTACATGATGCTGGGCCTCATCGAAGGAGTCCGGCGACCCACCATCGGAACGTTGTTTCCCCTTTCCGGGGGACGCTTTTGCTTCGTGCTTGACGTCGGAGCCAATACCGACTGCAAGCCCGTCAATCTCCATCAATTCGCCATTCTGGGATCGGTCTTCATGGAGGTTCTTACCAAACAGACCGATCCCCGCGTAGCCCTGCTTTCCATCGGCGAAGAAAAAACCAAGGGCAACGAGCTGGTCACGAAGGCGTCCTACTTGCTCGAAGAGAGTGGACTGAACTTCATCTGCAATGTCGAGGGCAGTGATATTTTCAGCGGTCGAGTGGATGTCGTCGTCTGCGATGGATTCGTCGGCAATATCCTCCTGAAATTCGCCGAATCCGTCGGATCAATGGTCTTGGATCGCGTCAAGGATCTCTGTGCCGGCATCAACGCCAATCCGGAGGCGGCACGACAACTGCAAAAGGAGTTCGACTACTCGGAAATCGGTGGCGTTCCCCTGCTGGGCATTAACGGCATTTCGATTATCTGCCACGGCCGTTCGACTGCCAAAGCCATCAAGAACGCGATCCGGGAAGCCTTAACGCTGAGCAAAGCCAATCTCCCCGCGGCGCTGGCCGCGGGCATGGAACGCTACAGCGTGGGAATGCTCGCCCGTGGCCGCGCTCGACTGAAACGCTTTCAAGAAAAGCGTGAACAACATGAAGTAGGTGAGGAAGATAGTGAGCTCTCATAG